In a single window of the Chondrocystis sp. NIES-4102 genome:
- a CDS encoding ribosomal large subunit pseudouridine synthase D, whose translation MNGQLCHNKKIKVSPGDQLEITIPEPEKLDLIPENIPLDILYEDEHLIIINKPKGMVVHPAPGHYTGTLVHALLYHCPTLAGIGGVERPGIVHRLDKDTTGAIVVAKSDLAHQHLQAQIKAKTARREYWGVVYGSFSTDTGKIDLPIGRHKSDRQKMAVIPISQGGREAVTYWQTIERIGNYTLMQFLLETGRTHQIRVHCSHSGHPILGDAVYGSNRSLKVNLVGQALHARQLSLLHPVSGELIEAIAPLPAEFTKLLQVLRNRN comes from the coding sequence TTGAATGGTCAGCTTTGCCACAATAAAAAGATTAAAGTAAGTCCTGGTGATCAGCTTGAGATAACTATTCCCGAACCCGAAAAACTCGATTTAATCCCTGAAAATATTCCTTTAGATATTCTCTATGAAGATGAACATCTAATTATTATTAATAAGCCTAAAGGTATGGTAGTTCATCCCGCCCCAGGACACTATACAGGTACATTAGTTCATGCTTTGCTCTATCATTGTCCGACTTTAGCAGGAATTGGAGGCGTAGAAAGACCTGGTATTGTCCACCGTTTAGATAAAGATACAACTGGGGCTATTGTTGTTGCCAAAAGCGATCTCGCTCATCAGCATTTGCAAGCACAAATTAAGGCTAAAACAGCCAGACGGGAGTATTGGGGAGTTGTGTATGGTTCTTTTTCCACTGATACAGGCAAAATAGATTTACCAATTGGTCGTCATAAGAGCGATCGCCAAAAGATGGCAGTAATACCGATATCCCAAGGTGGACGTGAGGCGGTTACTTACTGGCAAACTATAGAAAGAATTGGCAATTATACTTTGATGCAGTTTCTTTTAGAGACGGGGCGCACTCATCAAATTAGAGTTCATTGTAGTCATTCTGGACATCCTATACTTGGTGATGCTGTCTATGGTTCAAATCGTTCTTTAAAAGTTAATTTAGTAGGTCAAGCTCTTCATGCTCGACAATTATCACTCTTACATCCTGTTTCAGGGGAATTAATTGAAGCGATCGCGCCCTTACCTGCAGAATTTACTAAACTTCTCCAAGTCTTACGCAATAGAAATTGA
- a CDS encoding Mo-dependent nitrogenase family protein, with amino-acid sequence MTSVTKSAYSDRQVVAWLRGLYTIALADGHYDPEEQDLIAQLTTDLADLNSLDNLEAITPEELAQSLGDDPHTGENFLRTAVLVAVADGIYSPPEYELLHQFSGALKIEVEALKSLENTLYRQEVAESSTPVASPLTPPSQKHQTSVDVLHPVKEWLDEMEIKDPRLARFVCKVIPSQCPFERDINLFGRKIAHIPPLCKLNPLYEQFTTLRFRSLSYLADECGEDVTKYVQ; translated from the coding sequence ATGACTAGTGTAACTAAATCTGCCTATAGCGATCGCCAAGTAGTAGCCTGGCTCAGAGGTTTATATACCATTGCCCTTGCAGATGGACATTACGATCCCGAAGAACAAGACTTAATTGCTCAACTAACTACAGATCTAGCTGATCTTAATAGTCTTGATAATTTAGAAGCAATTACCCCAGAAGAATTAGCCCAAAGCTTAGGTGACGATCCACATACGGGTGAAAATTTTCTACGGACTGCTGTCTTGGTAGCAGTGGCTGACGGAATTTATTCTCCTCCTGAATATGAACTGTTGCATCAATTTAGTGGCGCGCTCAAAATTGAGGTAGAAGCCCTTAAATCTTTAGAAAACACTTTATATCGCCAAGAAGTAGCAGAATCATCTACACCAGTTGCTTCTCCCTTAACTCCTCCATCTCAAAAGCATCAAACAAGTGTGGACGTGCTGCATCCTGTTAAAGAATGGCTGGATGAAATGGAAATAAAAGATCCACGTTTAGCTCGCTTTGTTTGTAAAGTTATTCCATCTCAATGTCCTTTTGAACGTGATATAAATTTATTTGGACGCAAAATTGCTCATATTCCACCTCTTTGTAAGCTAAATCCCCTATATGAACAGTTTACAACCCTGCGTTTTCGCTCATTATCTTATCTAGCCGATGAATGTGGCGAAGATGTAACTAAATATGTTCAGTAA
- a CDS encoding GTP-binding protein Obg/CgtA — translation MQFIDLAEIEVVAGKGGDGIVAFRREKYVPAGGPAGGNGGWGGSVILVASDRLQTLLDFRYARIFKAEDGHKGGPNNCTGAKGSDRLIEVPCGTLIVDMDTNEIIGDLTINGETLCVAKGGKGGLGNKHFLSNSNRAPEYALPGLEGEIKHLRLELKLLAEVGIIGLPNAGKSTLISSLSSAKPKIADYPFTTLVPNLGVVRKPTGDGTVFADIPGLIAGASFGVGLGHDFLRHIERTRILLHLIDATGDDPIGDYKTIQQELEAYGQGLPDRPQIIALNKIDAVDEEMLALITAQLQEITKVQVFKISAVTRLGLDDLLSTIWTVLDAEKVL, via the coding sequence ATGCAATTTATCGATTTAGCCGAAATAGAAGTAGTAGCAGGCAAAGGTGGCGATGGCATAGTGGCTTTTCGTCGAGAAAAATACGTCCCTGCGGGAGGTCCTGCGGGGGGTAATGGCGGGTGGGGAGGATCGGTGATCTTAGTCGCCTCCGATCGCCTACAAACCTTACTAGACTTCCGCTATGCTCGCATTTTTAAAGCAGAAGATGGACATAAAGGTGGCCCCAACAACTGCACGGGGGCAAAGGGCAGCGATCGCTTGATTGAAGTTCCTTGTGGGACTTTGATTGTGGATATGGATACCAATGAGATTATTGGTGATTTAACCATCAACGGCGAAACTTTATGTGTTGCTAAAGGTGGTAAGGGTGGTCTTGGTAATAAGCATTTTCTCAGTAATAGTAATCGCGCTCCTGAATATGCTCTACCTGGTTTAGAAGGGGAAATTAAACACTTACGTTTGGAATTAAAATTACTTGCCGAAGTGGGTATTATTGGCTTACCTAATGCAGGAAAATCCACCTTAATTTCTTCTTTATCTTCAGCTAAACCTAAAATTGCCGACTATCCTTTTACTACCCTTGTACCTAATTTGGGGGTTGTTCGCAAGCCAACAGGAGATGGTACAGTTTTTGCAGATATTCCTGGGTTAATTGCTGGTGCTTCTTTTGGGGTAGGTTTGGGTCATGACTTCTTGCGTCATATTGAGCGTACCCGTATACTACTTCATTTAATTGATGCTACTGGCGATGATCCTATTGGTGACTATAAAACTATTCAACAAGAGTTAGAAGCTTACGGACAAGGATTACCAGATCGTCCTCAAATTATTGCTTTAAATAAAATAGATGCGGTTGATGAGGAAATGTTGGCTTTAATAACTGCGCAATTACAAGAAATTACTAAGGTACAAGTATTTAAGATTTCCGCAGTGACTCGTTTAGGATTAGATGATTTGCTCTCGACAATTTGGACGGTTTTGGATGCTGAAAAAGTGCTTTAA
- a CDS encoding pantetheine-phosphate adenylyltransferase, whose amino-acid sequence MIAIYPGSFDPITLGHIDIIERGAKLFDKVIVAVLSNPSKQPLFTVDKRIAQISKCVNHLNNVEVDSFVGLTVEYAKLHQAGVLLRGLRVLSDFEKELQMAHTNKTLNQEIETVFLATTKEYGFLSSSIVKEIAQFGGAIDHLVSESIAEDIYQKYQTSS is encoded by the coding sequence ATGATCGCTATTTATCCAGGTAGTTTTGATCCGATCACGTTAGGTCATATCGATATAATTGAAAGAGGTGCAAAACTTTTCGATAAAGTTATTGTTGCTGTTCTCTCTAACCCAAGTAAACAACCTTTATTTACTGTAGATAAAAGAATTGCCCAAATTAGCAAATGTGTTAATCATCTAAATAATGTTGAAGTTGATAGTTTTGTTGGTTTAACTGTTGAGTATGCAAAATTGCATCAGGCAGGAGTATTATTAAGGGGTTTGAGAGTCTTATCTGATTTTGAAAAAGAGTTACAAATGGCGCATACTAACAAAACTCTCAATCAAGAAATTGAAACTGTGTTTTTGGCGACTACAAAAGAGTATGGTTTTTTAAGTAGTAGTATCGTCAAGGAAATAGCTCAATTTGGAGGGGCAATTGATCATCTAGTTTCCGAAAGTATTGCCGAAGATATCTATCAAAAGTATCAAACTTCCAGCTAA
- a CDS encoding phosphoglucose isomerase codes for MDNLQLWQRYQDWLYYNQDLEFYLDISRISFDDALIKELEPKFQKAFQDLKDLEGGAIANPDENRMVGHYWLRDPDLAPTAELREDIIDTNNSVLDFQRKVHSGEIHPPSGGKFTDILSIGIGGSALGPQFVAQALAPSDAPLKIHFIDNTDPAGIDRVMAKIGDRLNTTLVSVISKSGGTPETRNGMLEVQKVYKDHNLNFAAHAFAITGKSSKLEAIAEREGWLAIFPMRDWVGGRTSELSPVGLVAAALQGIDIKAMLAGAKKMDALTRQADLKNNPAALMAMAWYATGHGRGEKDMVILPYKDSLLLFSRYLQQLIMESLGKEKDLDGNVVNQGIAVYGNKGSTDQHAYVQQLREGVNNFFLTFIEVLEDRTGEYVEIEPGVTSGDYLKGFLCGTRTALEDKQRDSITITIPKVNERIVGALIALYERTVSIYASLVNINAYHQPGVEAGKKAAAAVLDLQKRVVEALKHTKSPLSLVELAEKAKASEEIETVYKILRHLHANERGVVIAGDFGQPQSIKASWQN; via the coding sequence ATGGACAACCTTCAACTTTGGCAACGTTACCAGGACTGGCTTTATTACAATCAAGATTTAGAATTTTATTTAGATATTAGCCGAATTAGCTTTGATGATGCCTTGATAAAAGAGCTTGAACCTAAATTCCAGAAGGCATTTCAAGATCTCAAAGACTTAGAAGGAGGAGCGATCGCAAACCCAGATGAAAACCGTATGGTAGGTCATTATTGGTTACGAGATCCAGATCTTGCCCCAACTGCTGAACTTAGAGAGGATATAATTGATACTAATAACAGTGTGCTTGACTTTCAACGTAAAGTACACAGTGGCGAAATTCATCCCCCCAGTGGTGGCAAATTTACTGATATTCTCTCAATTGGTATTGGTGGATCTGCTTTAGGGCCACAATTTGTAGCACAAGCCTTAGCACCAAGTGATGCACCCTTAAAAATTCATTTTATAGATAATACCGATCCTGCTGGGATTGATCGGGTGATGGCTAAAATTGGCGATCGCTTGAATACCACCTTAGTTTCTGTAATTTCTAAATCTGGTGGCACTCCTGAAACTCGTAACGGGATGCTGGAAGTTCAAAAGGTTTATAAGGATCATAATCTTAATTTTGCTGCCCATGCTTTTGCTATTACAGGTAAAAGTAGTAAACTTGAAGCGATCGCAGAAAGGGAAGGTTGGTTAGCTATTTTTCCTATGCGTGACTGGGTAGGAGGACGTACATCGGAATTATCCCCCGTCGGGTTAGTAGCTGCTGCTTTACAAGGAATTGATATTAAGGCTATGTTGGCAGGGGCAAAAAAAATGGATGCCCTCACTCGTCAAGCGGATCTTAAAAATAATCCTGCTGCTTTAATGGCAATGGCTTGGTATGCAACTGGACATGGTAGAGGCGAAAAGGATATGGTAATTTTGCCCTATAAAGATAGTCTGTTGCTTTTTAGTCGCTATTTGCAACAGTTAATTATGGAATCTTTGGGTAAGGAAAAAGATCTAGATGGCAATGTCGTAAATCAAGGCATTGCAGTTTACGGTAATAAAGGATCAACGGATCAACACGCCTATGTTCAACAATTGCGAGAAGGGGTAAATAATTTCTTCTTAACTTTTATTGAAGTATTAGAAGATCGCACTGGGGAATATGTTGAAATTGAACCTGGTGTTACTTCTGGTGATTATCTCAAAGGATTCTTATGTGGCACTCGTACCGCCCTGGAAGACAAACAACGAGATTCTATCACCATTACTATTCCCAAAGTTAACGAGCGTATTGTCGGGGCTTTAATTGCTCTTTATGAAAGGACTGTTAGTATCTATGCCTCTTTGGTTAATATTAATGCCTATCATCAACCTGGAGTTGAAGCAGGTAAAAAAGCTGCTGCTGCGGTTTTAGATCTGCAAAAAAGAGTCGTAGAAGCTTTAAAGCACACAAAATCACCTCTATCTTTAGTAGAGTTAGCCGAAAAAGCTAAGGCTAGTGAAGAGATCGAAACCGTTTATAAAATTCTGCGTCATCTTCATGCAAATGAACGAGGAGTAGTAATTGCAGGTGATTTTGGTCAACCTCAGAGTATTAAAGCTTCCTGGCAAAATTAA
- a CDS encoding magnesium protoporphyrin O-methyltransferase codes for MTTVNKTKDQVNDKAIVKDYFNQTGFDRWRRIYGETEDVNKVQKKIRQGHQQTIDTVVSWLEADGNLGDISICDAGCGVGSLSIPLAKAGATVDASDISEKMVGEAKEKAQLLLDNTNKINFTVADLESLTGKYHTVICLDVLIHYPTEDAAKMISHLASLAESRLILSFAPKTCLLSVLKKIGEFFPGPSKTTRAYQHKEAKIVAILKDNGFEIKRTGMTSVSFYYSRILEAVRV; via the coding sequence ATGACCACAGTTAATAAAACTAAAGATCAAGTCAATGATAAAGCGATCGTTAAGGATTATTTTAATCAAACAGGATTTGATCGCTGGCGCAGAATTTATGGCGAAACCGAAGACGTAAACAAAGTACAAAAGAAAATTCGTCAAGGACATCAACAAACTATTGATACAGTCGTAAGTTGGTTGGAAGCGGATGGTAATTTGGGAGATATTTCTATTTGTGATGCTGGTTGTGGCGTTGGTAGTTTAAGTATTCCCTTGGCTAAGGCTGGTGCAACTGTTGATGCTAGTGATATTTCTGAAAAAATGGTAGGAGAGGCGAAGGAAAAAGCCCAATTATTGTTGGATAATACTAACAAGATTAATTTTACTGTAGCAGATTTGGAATCTTTAACTGGTAAATATCATACAGTTATTTGTTTGGATGTTTTGATTCATTATCCTACAGAAGATGCTGCAAAAATGATTAGTCATTTGGCTTCTTTAGCGGAATCTCGTTTAATTTTAAGTTTTGCTCCTAAAACTTGTTTATTATCTGTTTTAAAAAAAATTGGTGAGTTTTTCCCAGGGCCTTCTAAGACTACTAGGGCTTATCAACATAAAGAAGCAAAAATTGTGGCAATTTTAAAAGATAATGGTTTTGAGATTAAACGTACTGGTATGACTAGTGTCAGCTTTTATTATTCACGCATTTTAGAAGCAGTTAGAGTTTAA